A genomic region of Jeotgalibaca ciconiae contains the following coding sequences:
- the truB gene encoding tRNA pseudouridine(55) synthase TruB produces the protein MNGILPLWKERGMTSHDCVFQLRKILKMKRVGHTGTLDPEVDGVLPICLGPATKAAEFMTDMGKAYSGEITLGIATTTEDAHGEIIEQLSVRKDISNEEIDCCMKSFVGEITQIPPMYSAVKVNGKRLYEYARNGEEVERPKRTAQIYSFNRTSNPKYNEKNQTVSWKFVVACGKGTYVRTLAVDLGKKIGYPAHMSQLTRMKSGPFEQTNCYTLAQVRELAESNQVSSILEPIDLIFEELPSFSLNDSLWSRVKNGAVIEADAFPGMEEINLIAFHYNNNLVALYENHPGREGFKKPRKMFLS, from the coding sequence AACTTCGAAAAATTTTGAAAATGAAAAGAGTTGGGCATACTGGAACACTTGATCCAGAAGTAGACGGTGTTTTACCAATTTGTCTTGGACCAGCGACAAAAGCCGCTGAATTCATGACGGATATGGGAAAAGCATACTCCGGAGAGATTACGCTAGGAATCGCAACGACGACAGAAGATGCTCATGGTGAAATAATCGAACAGCTTTCAGTAAGAAAAGATATTTCGAATGAAGAGATTGATTGTTGTATGAAGTCTTTTGTCGGAGAAATTACTCAAATACCTCCAATGTATTCCGCAGTAAAAGTAAATGGTAAAAGACTTTATGAATACGCACGTAATGGGGAAGAAGTAGAGCGTCCTAAAAGAACCGCTCAAATTTATTCTTTTAATAGAACAAGCAATCCAAAATATAATGAAAAAAATCAAACAGTTTCTTGGAAATTTGTTGTGGCTTGTGGAAAAGGGACTTATGTTCGTACACTTGCAGTAGATCTAGGCAAAAAAATAGGGTATCCTGCTCATATGTCGCAACTAACGCGCATGAAGAGCGGCCCTTTCGAACAAACAAACTGTTATACATTAGCACAAGTTCGTGAACTGGCAGAAAGTAATCAAGTTTCTTCAATTTTAGAGCCTATTGATCTTATTTTTGAGGAACTTCCTAGCTTTTCGTTAAACGATTCCTTGTGGAGCAGAGTGAAAAATGGAGCAGTAATCGAAGCCGATGCTTTTCCAGGGATGGAAGAAATAAATCTGATTGCTTTCCATTATAATAATAATTTGGTAGCATTGTATGAAAATCACCCTGGTCGAGAAGGGTTTAAAAAACCACGGAAAATGTTTTTGTCCTAA
- the ribF gene encoding riboflavin biosynthesis protein RibF → MEVLYIHHPYKKEEIPKESVVLALGYFDGVHIGHQAVIKKAKQEAIKRDSKLAVMSFNQHPSIVYKKLDAESMKYLSVPERKIALMEQLGVDYFYIIDFTYDFGTLRPQEFVDQYIVGLNADAIVAGFDYTYGPKNIADMAHLPSYAKKRFDIIEVSAQVTDNKEKISSTSIREALDSGNLERANQMLGYIYQFDGRVMHGDARGRELGFPTANIKIGKYIRLPKVGVYAVSIRVQGKWYQGMASIGYNITFEKDRQKTIEVNIFDFDKMIYGEKVTVRWHHYLRDEVKFTGIEGLIDQLKQDQIDTEKYFSQHPDQIVDADVNSDLEMME, encoded by the coding sequence ATGGAAGTATTATATATTCATCATCCTTATAAGAAAGAAGAAATCCCCAAGGAGTCGGTAGTTTTAGCTTTGGGGTACTTTGATGGCGTCCATATCGGGCATCAAGCGGTTATAAAGAAAGCCAAACAAGAAGCGATAAAAAGAGATAGTAAATTAGCGGTAATGTCCTTCAACCAACACCCTAGTATTGTATATAAGAAACTGGACGCAGAATCAATGAAATATTTGTCTGTTCCAGAAAGAAAAATAGCCTTGATGGAGCAGTTAGGTGTGGATTATTTTTATATCATTGATTTTACGTATGATTTTGGAACTTTACGTCCGCAAGAATTTGTTGATCAGTATATAGTCGGTCTTAATGCCGATGCAATTGTCGCTGGTTTTGATTATACTTATGGTCCTAAGAATATTGCTGACATGGCTCATTTACCTTCTTATGCAAAAAAAAGATTCGACATTATCGAAGTTTCTGCTCAAGTAACCGACAACAAAGAAAAGATTAGTTCAACGAGTATCCGTGAAGCATTAGATAGCGGTAATTTAGAGAGAGCTAATCAAATGCTTGGTTATATCTATCAGTTTGATGGCCGTGTCATGCATGGTGATGCAAGAGGAAGAGAACTTGGTTTTCCTACTGCAAATATAAAAATAGGCAAGTATATTCGGTTACCAAAAGTAGGCGTATATGCGGTATCCATTAGAGTTCAAGGGAAATGGTATCAAGGTATGGCCTCAATCGGCTATAATATTACATTTGAAAAAGACCGCCAAAAGACCATCGAAGTAAATATCTTTGATTTTGATAAAATGATTTATGGGGAAAAAGTAACCGTTCGTTGGCATCATTATCTACGTGATGAAGTAAAATTTACGGGTATTGAAGGATTGATTGATCAGTTAAAACAAGACCAAATTGATACGGAAAAATACTTTTCTCAGCATCCTGATCAAATCGTGGATGCAGACGTGAACTCTGATTTGGAGATGATGGAATGA
- the hemW gene encoding radical SAM family heme chaperone HemW, whose protein sequence is MTAAYLHIPFCEHICFYCDFNKVFLEGQPVDEYVDAVIKEMAIMKSRHPKEAVSTFYIGGGTPTTLTAKQLDKLLDGVQTYFPLDKNAEFTVEANPESVSFEKFAVMKSHGVNRISMGVQSFNNEILKKIGRIHTAEQVYDCVANADKAGFDNISIDLIFRLPNQTIEDFTRTLQKALELDLPHYSIYALILENKTIFYNLMRQGKLPLPSEDDEADMFQLAMETMEKAGRYQYEISNYAKPGFQSQHNLAYWNNDTYFGFGAGAHGYIDGVRYNNHGPIQHFLEPLRQGESPIIYQNTLSKQNKMEEEMILGLRTMRGIDQTLFKTKYGQAVEEIYQNELTTLFNQKLIKIEGDYIRLTKKGVFLGNEVFRSFLMDN, encoded by the coding sequence ATGACCGCTGCTTATTTACACATTCCTTTTTGCGAACACATCTGTTTCTACTGTGACTTTAACAAAGTATTTTTAGAAGGACAACCTGTTGACGAGTATGTGGACGCTGTAATCAAGGAAATGGCGATTATGAAGAGCCGGCATCCTAAGGAGGCGGTCAGTACCTTCTATATTGGCGGAGGAACACCAACGACGCTCACAGCTAAACAATTAGACAAACTTTTGGATGGAGTCCAAACGTATTTCCCTCTGGATAAAAATGCAGAATTTACTGTTGAGGCAAATCCGGAAAGTGTCTCTTTTGAAAAATTTGCTGTAATGAAATCACATGGTGTAAATCGAATCAGTATGGGTGTTCAATCTTTCAATAATGAAATATTAAAAAAAATTGGTAGAATCCATACAGCAGAACAAGTATATGATTGTGTTGCGAACGCAGATAAAGCTGGCTTTGATAATATCAGTATTGATCTTATATTTCGTTTACCGAATCAAACAATAGAAGATTTTACTCGAACCTTGCAAAAAGCATTGGAGTTAGACTTACCGCATTATTCGATTTATGCCTTAATCCTCGAAAACAAAACGATTTTCTATAATTTAATGCGACAAGGGAAACTTCCATTGCCATCTGAAGATGATGAGGCGGATATGTTTCAACTTGCGATGGAAACGATGGAAAAAGCTGGGCGTTACCAATATGAGATATCAAATTATGCAAAGCCGGGCTTTCAGTCTCAACACAACTTGGCATATTGGAATAATGATACATATTTTGGTTTTGGAGCGGGCGCTCATGGCTACATTGATGGAGTCCGTTATAACAATCATGGGCCGATTCAACATTTTTTAGAGCCACTAAGGCAAGGTGAATCGCCAATTATTTATCAAAACACTCTATCCAAGCAAAATAAAATGGAGGAAGAGATGATCCTTGGTCTTAGGACAATGAGAGGTATCGACCAAACGCTCTTCAAAACAAAATATGGACAAGCGGTCGAGGAAATTTACCAGAATGAATTAACAACGCTTTTTAATCAAAAGTTGATTAAAATTGAAGGGGATTATATTCGTTTGACGAAAAAAGGCGTTTTTTTAGGAAATGAAGTGTTCCGTTCCTTCTTAATGGATAATTAA
- the hrcA gene encoding heat-inducible transcriptional repressor HrcA has product MLTERQLMILNQIIKHYIEHGEPLGSKSLLNEINLSVSPATIRNDMMRIEELGYLEKMHASSGRIPSILGYRHYVDYLLQQRLESSSEDLIRKKIKRSIRSPYKEAQEIIETSAEMLSYLTNYTALSIGPEKINSKLTGFRLVPVTSGQYMAILVTDKGYIESKMFSLGRNFDTGKLEKIINIFNEELAGLQLNEVYLKLQTEIPALVTRYVGDELDLFSIFKEIISKMDNDRIYIGGEMNLLNYFDFDQSNDREKIKSIYSLIHQSNELHSLLLSDPNQITVRIGTEMNNELLNNLSLITATYSAGRSGKGLIALLGPTNMPYDEIIKIMRVTSDELSDSMHDFYEE; this is encoded by the coding sequence ATGTTAACAGAAAGACAGCTGATGATATTAAACCAGATTATTAAGCATTATATTGAGCATGGTGAACCACTTGGCTCGAAAAGCTTATTAAATGAAATAAATTTATCCGTTTCTCCGGCGACGATCCGAAATGATATGATGCGCATCGAAGAGTTGGGATATTTAGAGAAAATGCATGCTTCTTCTGGAAGAATACCGTCTATCTTAGGCTATCGTCATTATGTTGATTATTTGCTCCAGCAAAGACTTGAATCTTCTTCCGAAGATTTAATCAGGAAAAAGATTAAACGTTCGATACGTTCACCCTATAAGGAAGCTCAGGAGATTATCGAAACCTCTGCTGAAATGCTTTCTTACTTAACGAATTACACGGCCTTGAGCATTGGTCCTGAGAAGATTAATAGTAAGTTAACGGGTTTTCGTTTAGTGCCTGTTACAAGTGGTCAGTACATGGCAATCCTAGTGACTGATAAAGGATATATTGAAAGTAAGATGTTCTCCTTAGGCAGAAACTTTGATACTGGCAAACTTGAGAAAATCATTAATATATTTAATGAAGAATTAGCAGGTTTACAGCTTAATGAAGTCTATCTAAAGCTTCAGACGGAAATACCTGCACTTGTGACAAGGTATGTAGGCGATGAACTGGATTTATTTTCTATCTTCAAAGAAATTATCTCTAAAATGGATAATGACCGAATCTATATTGGTGGAGAAATGAATCTCCTTAACTATTTTGATTTTGATCAGTCAAATGATCGAGAGAAGATTAAATCAATTTATTCATTGATCCATCAATCGAATGAATTGCATTCGTTGCTGTTAAGCGATCCAAACCAAATCACGGTACGGATTGGTACAGAAATGAATAATGAATTATTGAATAATTTAAGTTTAATTACGGCCACATACAGCGCTGGCAGGAGCGGTAAAGGATTAATTGCTTTACTAGGCCCTACCAATATGCCGTATGATGAAATTATCAAAATTATGCGTGTGACAAGTGATGAACTATCAGACAGTATGCATGATTTTTATGAAGAATAG
- the grpE gene encoding nucleotide exchange factor GrpE, with protein sequence MGEKQNLNENEEVAAIDETVEEVEETVSEIEQLTKELEETQDRYLRVQAELANIQKRNAKERQDAAKYRSQVLANELLPVVDNLERALEIEVEDEKALNLKKGVEMVYNSFVEALKSEGIEVINPVNEPFDPNFHMSIQVQALEEGQEADTVVSVVQKGYSLKDRVLRPAMVIVAQ encoded by the coding sequence GTGGGAGAAAAACAAAACCTAAATGAAAACGAAGAAGTTGCTGCAATAGACGAAACAGTCGAAGAAGTTGAAGAGACGGTTTCTGAAATAGAACAGCTGACTAAAGAGCTAGAGGAAACACAGGATCGCTATTTACGCGTACAAGCCGAATTAGCCAATATCCAAAAGAGGAATGCCAAAGAACGACAAGATGCTGCGAAATACCGTTCACAAGTATTAGCAAATGAATTGCTGCCAGTAGTGGATAACTTGGAACGTGCTTTAGAAATCGAAGTAGAAGATGAAAAAGCATTGAATCTAAAAAAAGGCGTTGAAATGGTATATAATTCTTTTGTGGAAGCTTTGAAGAGTGAAGGCATTGAAGTAATCAATCCGGTCAACGAACCATTTGATCCAAACTTCCATATGTCGATTCAAGTACAAGCTCTCGAAGAAGGGCAAGAAGCTGATACGGTTGTATCTGTTGTCCAAAAAGGTTATAGTTTAAAAGACCGTGTACTTCGACCTGCAATGGTAATTGTGGCACAATAA
- the dnaK gene encoding molecular chaperone DnaK encodes MSKIIGIDLGTTNSAVAVLEGGEAKIIPNPEGNRTTPSVVSFKNGEIQVGEVAKRQAITNPNTISSVKRHIGEAGFKVEVEDKSYTAQEISAMILQYLKGYAEEYLGDTVDKAVITVPAYFNDAQRQATKDAGRIAGLEVERIVNEPTAAALAYGLDKTDTDEKILVFDLGGGTFDVSILELGDGVFDVLSTSGDNNLGGDDFDNKIIDFMVAEFKKENGIDLANDKMAKQRLKDAAEKAKKDLSGVTSTQISLPFITAGASGPLHMEMTLTRAKFDELTHDLVERTKIPVRRAIEDAGIKKSEIDQVILVGGSTRIPAVVEAVRRESGKEPNKSVNPDEVVAMGAAIQGGVITGDVKDIVLLDVTPLSLGIETMGGVFTKLIDRNTTIPTSKSQVFSTAADNQPAVDVHVLQGERPMAADNKTLGRFQLSDIPPAPRGIPQIEVTFDIDKNGIVNVSAKDLGTQKEQQITIKSSSGLTDEEIEKMVKDAEANAEADKQRKEEVELRNEVDQLIFQTDKTLKDLEGKVDADEVKKAEEARDELKAAVEANDLETMKEKRDALNEVVQNLTVKLYEQAAAQQAEAGEGADSGQGSSDDDNVVDADFEEVDND; translated from the coding sequence ATGAGCAAAATTATCGGTATTGACTTAGGAACTACAAACTCTGCAGTTGCAGTATTAGAGGGTGGAGAAGCTAAAATTATTCCAAACCCAGAAGGAAATCGAACAACACCTTCTGTTGTTTCCTTCAAAAATGGTGAAATTCAAGTAGGGGAAGTTGCAAAACGTCAAGCAATTACAAACCCAAATACAATTAGTTCTGTAAAACGCCATATAGGGGAAGCTGGTTTTAAAGTTGAAGTGGAAGACAAATCCTATACAGCACAAGAAATTTCTGCAATGATTCTACAATACCTAAAAGGTTATGCAGAAGAATACTTAGGAGATACTGTAGATAAAGCAGTTATTACAGTTCCTGCATACTTTAATGATGCACAACGTCAAGCAACTAAAGACGCAGGTAGAATCGCTGGTCTAGAGGTTGAGCGTATTGTGAACGAGCCGACAGCAGCTGCCTTGGCTTATGGACTAGATAAGACTGATACGGATGAAAAAATCTTAGTATTTGACTTAGGTGGAGGAACATTTGACGTTTCTATTCTTGAACTTGGTGATGGCGTATTTGACGTATTAAGTACATCAGGAGATAACAACCTTGGTGGAGATGATTTTGATAACAAAATTATTGACTTCATGGTTGCAGAGTTCAAAAAGGAAAATGGAATTGATTTAGCAAATGACAAAATGGCTAAACAACGTCTGAAAGACGCTGCTGAAAAAGCGAAAAAAGACTTGTCTGGTGTAACTTCAACACAAATCAGCCTGCCATTTATTACTGCTGGAGCATCTGGTCCATTGCATATGGAAATGACATTAACAAGAGCAAAATTTGATGAATTGACACATGATCTTGTAGAACGTACAAAAATTCCTGTACGTCGTGCTATTGAAGATGCTGGAATCAAGAAAAGTGAAATCGACCAAGTTATCTTAGTTGGTGGGTCGACTCGTATTCCTGCAGTTGTAGAAGCGGTACGTCGTGAATCAGGTAAAGAACCAAATAAATCAGTGAACCCGGATGAAGTAGTAGCAATGGGTGCAGCAATCCAAGGTGGCGTTATTACAGGTGATGTAAAAGATATCGTACTTCTTGACGTAACACCACTTTCTCTTGGTATTGAAACAATGGGCGGTGTGTTTACGAAATTAATTGATCGTAATACAACGATCCCAACTAGCAAATCACAAGTATTCTCAACAGCGGCAGATAACCAACCTGCGGTAGATGTACACGTATTGCAAGGTGAACGCCCAATGGCTGCGGATAACAAAACATTAGGTCGATTCCAATTATCGGATATTCCACCAGCACCACGTGGTATCCCACAAATCGAAGTAACATTTGATATTGATAAAAATGGTATCGTAAATGTAAGTGCGAAAGACCTGGGAACACAAAAAGAACAACAAATTACCATCAAATCATCATCTGGTTTAACTGATGAAGAAATTGAAAAAATGGTTAAAGATGCAGAAGCTAACGCAGAAGCAGACAAACAACGTAAAGAAGAAGTAGAATTACGTAATGAAGTAGATCAATTAATCTTCCAAACTGATAAGACTTTGAAAGATTTAGAAGGAAAAGTTGACGCTGACGAAGTGAAAAAAGCAGAAGAAGCACGTGATGAATTAAAAGCAGCAGTTGAAGCAAATGATTTAGAAACTATGAAAGAAAAACGCGATGCGTTGAATGAAGTAGTTCAAAACTTGACTGTTAAACTTTATGAACAAGCAGCTGCTCAACAAGCAGAAGCTGGTGAAGGAGCTGACAGCGGTCAAGGCTCATCTGATGACGATAATGTTGTTGATGCTGACTTTGAAGAAGTTGACAATGACTAA
- the dnaJ gene encoding molecular chaperone DnaJ, translating to MAKRDYYEILGVSKTASDDEIKKAYRKLSKKYHPDINKADDAAERFKEVAEAYEILSDSQKRAAYDQYGHASTDPNFGAGYGGFGGGSGSGFGGFTGGFDDIFDTFFGGGGGRSRSYNAPRQGADLQYRVHLKFEEAIFGKEETVRYAREEECETCSGSGAKPGTEPKTCSKCHGSGAVQVERNTPFGRVMTQAVCDVCQGSGKEIVEKCETCHGNGHVEKEHSVNVTIPAGVEDGQQLRLAGQGEVGSNGGPYGDLYVIFSVEESDIFDRDGAEIYYVLPISFVQAAMGAEIEVPTVHGKVKLKIPAGTQTGTNFRLRGKGAPRLRGTGNGDQHVKVSIVTPKNLSDQQKEALHAFAEASGEQINGEESGFFNKVRDAFNFDSKGKKK from the coding sequence ATGGCGAAAAGAGACTATTATGAAATATTAGGCGTTTCAAAAACCGCTTCAGATGATGAAATTAAAAAAGCCTATCGAAAACTTTCAAAAAAATATCATCCTGATATTAACAAAGCTGATGACGCAGCAGAAAGATTTAAAGAAGTTGCTGAAGCTTATGAAATTTTGAGTGATTCACAAAAAAGAGCTGCTTACGATCAATATGGACATGCAAGCACAGACCCAAATTTTGGAGCTGGCTATGGCGGTTTTGGCGGCGGAAGCGGCAGTGGGTTCGGAGGATTTACAGGTGGATTCGATGATATTTTTGATACCTTCTTTGGTGGTGGCGGCGGCCGTTCTAGAAGCTATAATGCACCACGTCAAGGGGCAGATTTACAATATCGTGTACACTTGAAATTTGAAGAAGCTATATTTGGTAAAGAAGAAACCGTTCGTTATGCACGTGAAGAAGAATGTGAAACTTGTAGCGGGTCTGGTGCAAAGCCTGGAACAGAGCCAAAAACTTGTTCGAAGTGTCATGGTTCAGGTGCTGTTCAAGTGGAACGCAACACGCCTTTTGGTCGCGTAATGACCCAAGCGGTTTGTGATGTTTGTCAAGGTTCAGGTAAAGAAATTGTAGAAAAATGTGAAACTTGTCATGGTAATGGGCATGTTGAGAAAGAACATTCTGTAAATGTTACCATACCAGCCGGAGTGGAAGATGGTCAGCAATTACGATTAGCTGGTCAAGGTGAAGTTGGCTCAAACGGAGGACCATACGGAGATTTATATGTTATTTTTTCTGTTGAAGAAAGTGACATATTTGACCGAGATGGGGCAGAAATCTATTATGTTCTTCCAATCTCTTTTGTTCAAGCAGCAATGGGAGCTGAAATTGAAGTTCCTACTGTGCATGGAAAAGTGAAGTTAAAAATTCCAGCTGGAACTCAAACGGGTACGAATTTCCGTTTAAGAGGAAAAGGAGCGCCACGTTTAAGAGGAACTGGGAACGGCGATCAACATGTAAAAGTGAGCATCGTAACACCGAAAAATCTTAGCGACCAGCAAAAAGAAGCATTGCATGCTTTTGCTGAAGCAAGTGGCGAACAAATAAATGGCGAAGAAAGTGGCTTTTTCAATAAAGTGAGAGATGCTTTTAACTTCGATTCAAAAGGAAAAAAGAAGTAA
- a CDS encoding IS3 family transposase, with protein sequence MSNRNDHPLVLNTMKQILSDVKPETTLIHSDRGSQYTSHAFNKMIHSMSRVSKCIDNGPMEGFWGTLKVEMFNLDTFDTPAYLDRKIKTYIAFFNNERVTLDMGLAIPTEEKILQTVA encoded by the coding sequence ATGAGCAATCGTAATGATCATCCATTAGTGCTAAATACAATGAAGCAGATTTTGAGTGATGTAAAACCTGAAACCACCTTAATCCACAGCGACCGTGGCTCCCAGTACACCTCCCATGCATTCAATAAGATGATCCATAGTATGTCGCGTGTCTCAAAATGTATCGACAACGGTCCTATGGAAGGTTTTTGGGGGACGCTAAAGGTGGAAATGTTTAACCTCGATACCTTTGATACACCGGCCTATTTAGATCGGAAAATCAAGACATATATTGCGTTCTTCAATAATGAGCGCGTAACTTTGGATATGGGATTAGCGATTCCCACGGAAGAGAAGATTCTACAAACGGTTGCATAA
- a CDS encoding helix-turn-helix domain-containing protein, with protein sequence MTSAKKTYEEKLQIVEDYISNRLTYKEAAEKHQVSYNNIYLWVNKYKKHGPKGLEDNRGRGKPTELQTTEERLNAEVETLKARNKWLEMENDALKKRQKIAGSLKSQELDKKRNI encoded by the coding sequence ATGACCAGTGCCAAGAAAACATATGAAGAGAAGTTACAAATCGTAGAGGATTACATCAGCAATCGCTTGACCTACAAGGAAGCAGCCGAGAAACACCAGGTAAGTTACAACAACATTTACTTATGGGTAAACAAATACAAAAAGCATGGACCGAAAGGTCTGGAAGACAACCGGGGCCGCGGGAAGCCCACGGAACTTCAAACAACGGAAGAACGGTTAAACGCAGAAGTTGAAACACTCAAAGCCAGAAACAAATGGCTGGAAATGGAGAACGATGCGTTAAAAAAGCGCCAAAAGATCGCTGGGAGTCTCAAATCTCAGGAGTTAGACAAGAAGCGGAATATCTGA
- a CDS encoding phosphoenolpyruvate carboxykinase (ATP): MATVERYERESIKKTNPLLTKFRTTIETAFYGNNMVEVNDIAEAYRLASEAGSTIITDLPVKHTEELGLPSDAKILVENGGKTFGRTARARRTVGEDKEEDAKLEGIIRDVIYESSDRKYYKTTGYVGLDPDFMIKAHIAFPEGQENNLYSWLLNFQASNEKYDEMYAESTEFSEGDIYIYGDPDWRHPDYPVGLAYFEPDSNVACILGMQYFGEFKKGTLTLAWGTGHRNQFVACHGGQKEFITDDGSYIASFFGLSGSGKSTLTHSKHDNKYNVKVLHDDAFLINLNDGSSIALEPAYFDKTQDYPADHPEQDYFVTVQNVGVTLDTDGKKVLVTEDIRNGNGRTVKSRYSTPNRVDKFTEPINAVYWIMKDESLPPLVKITNPVLGSIFGLTLATKRTSAENVKKGESTDKLVIEPYANPFRVYPLVEDFNDFKELLSRENMECYIINTGYFLDKKIPKEVTLGAIESVVEQTAEFKPFDNVENLSYLDVKGYEPDFDDSSYKKLIKERMQMRLEYVEKFNEDHQDHPLPEEAIALLKDLVNYL, translated from the coding sequence ATGGCAACTGTTGAACGGTATGAAAGGGAAAGCATAAAGAAAACCAACCCATTGTTGACGAAATTTCGGACTACCATTGAAACAGCCTTTTATGGAAATAATATGGTTGAAGTCAATGACATTGCCGAAGCTTATCGATTAGCTTCAGAAGCTGGAAGTACCATTATTACCGATTTACCTGTGAAACATACTGAAGAATTAGGGCTGCCTTCTGATGCGAAGATTTTAGTGGAGAATGGAGGAAAAACGTTTGGAAGAACCGCAAGAGCGAGAAGAACCGTTGGAGAAGACAAAGAGGAAGATGCAAAGTTAGAAGGAATTATTCGAGACGTGATTTATGAAAGTAGCGACAGGAAGTACTATAAAACTACTGGATATGTCGGATTAGATCCAGATTTTATGATAAAAGCACATATTGCATTTCCTGAAGGACAAGAAAATAATTTGTATTCATGGCTCTTGAATTTTCAGGCAAGCAATGAAAAGTACGATGAAATGTATGCAGAATCAACTGAATTTTCTGAAGGAGATATTTACATTTATGGAGATCCAGATTGGAGACATCCAGATTATCCTGTAGGTTTGGCTTATTTTGAACCTGATAGTAACGTAGCTTGTATCCTAGGGATGCAATACTTCGGAGAATTTAAAAAGGGAACGTTAACGCTGGCTTGGGGAACCGGTCATCGTAATCAATTCGTTGCTTGTCATGGCGGGCAAAAAGAATTTATTACAGATGATGGGTCTTATATTGCGTCGTTCTTTGGATTATCTGGTTCAGGAAAATCAACCTTGACACATTCAAAACATGACAACAAATACAACGTAAAAGTCTTACATGATGATGCTTTTTTAATCAATCTGAATGATGGCTCTTCTATCGCTTTGGAACCAGCTTATTTTGATAAAACTCAAGACTACCCAGCAGATCATCCAGAACAGGACTATTTTGTTACCGTGCAAAATGTAGGAGTGACATTGGATACAGATGGAAAGAAAGTTCTTGTTACAGAAGATATTCGAAATGGAAATGGCCGGACAGTGAAATCACGTTATTCGACACCAAATCGAGTTGATAAATTCACGGAGCCCATTAATGCAGTCTATTGGATTATGAAAGATGAATCACTTCCACCATTGGTAAAGATAACAAATCCAGTATTGGGCTCAATTTTTGGTCTGACTCTCGCTACTAAACGGACAAGTGCAGAGAATGTGAAGAAAGGTGAATCTACCGATAAATTAGTTATCGAACCATATGCGAATCCATTTAGAGTTTACCCATTAGTAGAAGATTTTAATGATTTCAAAGAATTGTTAAGTCGAGAAAATATGGAGTGCTACATTATCAATACAGGTTACTTCCTAGATAAAAAAATACCAAAAGAGGTAACTTTAGGAGCCATTGAAAGTGTTGTTGAGCAAACTGCTGAATTTAAACCCTTTGATAATGTAGAAAACTTAAGTTATCTAGATGTCAAAGGATATGAGCCTGATTTTGATGATTCTTCTTACAAGAAGCTTATAAAAGAGCGGATGCAAATGCGTTTAGAATACGTTGAAAAATTCAATGAAGATCATCAAGATCATCCTTTGCCAGAAGAAGCGATTGCTTTATTAAAAGACTTAGTTAATTATTTGTAA